Proteins encoded in a region of the Isosphaeraceae bacterium EP7 genome:
- a CDS encoding DUF1559 domain-containing protein, whose protein sequence is MRLRTHRSPSRPGFTLIELLVVISIIAVLIALLLPAVQSAREAARRAQCVNNLKQIGLGFMNFESANGHLPQGAYDGDPQAVTASGQPDLPSRNYTETVGTSYEDSVCCNSASPNGWNHFFKITPYMEQQNVYNLANFSTPPIHNVSNTYNGDYDVARVAIPGFYCPSRRAPTRYAGTLLGAATLIGKNDYAGSAGFIQGQIYECDGSNGNFTPGRLVPPPPNGLQPIANERNPINEGDTSGRKGAIIHGVRGKRKLADFLDGTSNSILAAEKSLPPSRHGLDGGDNERWNNAGWDEDNIRFHFVPVPDQAAPALNGFCATPSDPSTGGNLWRRMFGGSHPGGINAVLGDGSVRFLKFTINPSTMRQLAVIDDGEVMSADSF, encoded by the coding sequence GTGAGACTTCGCACCCACCGAAGCCCGTCCCGTCCGGGCTTCACCCTGATCGAGCTGCTGGTGGTGATCTCGATCATCGCCGTCCTGATCGCCCTGCTGCTCCCCGCCGTGCAGAGCGCACGAGAGGCGGCCAGGCGTGCGCAGTGCGTCAACAACCTGAAGCAGATCGGCCTGGGCTTCATGAACTTCGAGAGCGCCAACGGCCATCTGCCGCAGGGCGCCTACGACGGCGACCCGCAGGCCGTCACCGCCTCGGGCCAGCCCGACCTTCCCTCGCGCAACTACACCGAGACCGTCGGGACCTCCTATGAGGACTCGGTCTGCTGCAACTCGGCGTCTCCCAACGGCTGGAACCACTTCTTCAAGATCACGCCGTACATGGAGCAGCAGAACGTCTACAATCTGGCCAACTTCAGCACCCCGCCGATCCATAACGTGTCGAACACGTATAACGGCGACTATGACGTGGCCCGAGTGGCGATTCCCGGCTTCTACTGCCCCAGCCGCCGCGCCCCGACCCGCTACGCGGGCACCCTCCTCGGCGCGGCGACCCTGATCGGCAAGAACGACTACGCCGGCTCGGCCGGGTTCATCCAGGGCCAGATCTACGAGTGCGACGGCTCCAACGGCAACTTCACGCCTGGCCGCCTCGTGCCCCCTCCCCCCAACGGCCTCCAGCCGATCGCCAACGAGCGCAATCCGATCAACGAAGGGGACACGTCGGGGCGCAAGGGTGCGATTATCCACGGCGTGCGTGGCAAGCGGAAGCTGGCCGACTTCCTCGACGGCACCTCCAACTCGATCCTGGCCGCCGAGAAGAGCCTGCCCCCCTCGCGCCACGGCCTCGACGGCGGCGACAACGAGCGCTGGAACAACGCCGGCTGGGACGAGGACAACATCCGCTTCCACTTCGTCCCCGTGCCCGACCAGGCGGCGCCAGCCCTGAACGGCTTCTGTGCCACCCCCTCGGACCCCAGCACTGGCGGCAACCTCTGGCGGCGGATGTTCGGCGGCTCGCACCCCGGCGGCATCAACGCCGTGCTCGGCGACGGCTCGGTCCGCTTCCTCAAGTTCACGATCAACCCCAGCACCATGCGGCAACTTGCGGTCATCGATGACGGCGAGGTCATGAGCGCCGACTCCTTCTGA